TCGACGTTCTTCAGCGTGGTCGTCTGTGCCTCGCCGCTGTCGGAGTAGTCGCTGTAGTCGGTCTCGGCGACTCGGGAAGCGTCGACGCGCTTCTTCTGCGTGGCGAGCGTGCCATCCGAGTTGTATGCGAACTCGACATGCGAGCGGTCGCCGGCGCCGTTGAGCGTCTTCTCCTCGACAAGCAGGTTGCCGGCGCCGTCGAAAGAGCGTGTCGTTTGCGCGCCGCGGGCGTCTGTCTCGGCGACGCAAAGGTCGTTCGAGTATGCGAAAGTCGTGACCGCCCCGTTCTCGTCGGTCGCCGACAGCTCATTGCCGCGACCGTCGTGCGCCGACATAGTGGTTCGCCCGGACGGGCTGACCTCGATAATCTGGTTGCCATCGACGTCGTAGCCGTCGCGCGTTACGGCCGAAGTGTTCTCCTGACTCGCCGAAACCTGCTCGCCGAGCCGGTCGAACCCGATCGTGCTTGTACCTGACGCTGTGACGACAGTGCCTCGACCCGCCGATACGTCCCAGCTCACCGTCCGCGGCATCTGAGGCGTGCGTCCGCCGGAGTCGTTGGTGACCGTCAGGCTCGTGCCCGTCGAGCCGTAACTCACTCCCCAGAGAGCCTCGCCGTTCGCCCCCGCCGAGAAGCCGGGCGCGGCGATTGCCACGATGTGGCGCAGCCCGTCGTACCGGTACACAGTCGTCGACTGCGCGTTGCTGCCGGGAAGCCGCACAGTCGTGAGCGACGTGGGAACCGCGTCGTAGGTGACGACCCGGTCAGCCTCGCCCGTCACGTGCGCAGTCGCGTTGGTGGCGCGTCCGCTCACGAAGGTCACCGTGATGCGGCGTTCGTGCAGTAGTGGGACGTCCTTGGGCGAGCGGATCGTGAGAGCGGAGCCGTCGCTTGCCCAGTCGTAGCGCACAGTGTTGCCGTTGCCGTCGGCCTCACTCGAAAGGCGTCCAGCGGCATCGAACGTGGTACGCGTGCGGTCCTTGTGCACGAGAGTGAAGCCGCTTGCCGAGTCACCCGTCAGCACGTCGGTGTCCCCATGCGGCGCAACCCACCCGTCGCCAACGCGCGCGAACACATGCAAGTCGCCACGCTCGTCTACGTACGTGGCGGCATCGCCGCTGGCGGCTACGCTGCGCTCGAACCCGAAGCGCCATCCGGGAGCCAAGAGCCCGCTGCTGACACTCGACGACCGGTACGTGCGTGCGACGGAGACGGCAGGTCCCACTCCGGGAATCTCAAGGTCCGTAGCAGACAGCGTTAGGTCGCCTCGGTCCAAACGCACCGAACCTGAGTTGCCGTTTAGGGAGCCCAGATCGACCGCAGTGTGCCGGGGCGCATCCGAGACGTGCTTGGTGCGACCATCAAGCTCCACAGTCAGCGTGGCGCACTGCCCGATAGGCGCGCTACCCGCGCTGTTGAAAGGTACGACCTTCCACGCGTAGCTCGGCGTGCCGTCGAAGACGGTGCCCTGCGTCCTTGCGTACAGCGGGCGAGGATCGTCACGCAACTCCGTTGTGCCAGCCGCGAACGGATTGCCCGCGAACTCAGACGTCATCGAAGCAATCGCCGAGTCGCTCGGATACAGGTGCTTGCCCGCAGTCGACCAGCTTGTCGCTGTCGTGGTTGCGACGCGCTCGTACTGGTGACCGTCGAACAGGTAGACGCCATAGCCCGTGGCGATCGGCGCGGAGTCCCAAGTCAGGGCGACCGCGCCTCGGCCCGCCGTATCCGTGTCGCACAGGGCATCGTTGATGCCGTCAGCATTGGTGTCGGACTCGGCGAACCAGGAAGCGCTCGCGCTCGTGGTTGCACACGGGACGGCTGAAGGAGAGACCAGTACTGCGTACGACGTCCCCTGGTCCTGCCATGCGGTCTGCCAGTCGGGATCGATAGTTCTCAGCTGGTTGGCTTGAACGTCGCCGTGGCCTTTGCCGATCCGGTACACGAACGTCACGTCTCGGCCATCGCCTCGACTCACCGTCGAGCAGGCTGCAAGATCGGGTTCGATGCCTGCGTCGGGCGTCGACAGGGTAGCAGGCGTCGGATAATACGAGATGTAACCTCCCTCGACAGGGGTTGAGACCCACGCACCGCCCGGCAGTGCTGCGGTGAACGCGAACTGAGCCTGCAGCGCCGTTGCGCCGGTTGCAGTGCGCCCCTCGACCTTCGCCTGCAGATTCGTGACCGCGCGCGACGTGGCGTGCAGGTTGAGCGACACCGTGTCGCCAGCGTGGTATGCGGGCTTGAGCGCATCAGCCGTCACGGACGGCGGAGTGTAGTCCACAACCAGATGCGGTTGCCGGGAAGTCCACGCTGTGTACTCGGCGGACCGGAAGCTGTGCTGCGAGATAGCCGACTCGTTGTTGGCGTACAGCACGAGTCCGTTGTTGGGCATCGACCCGTTGAACCAGCCTTGCACCGAGTTGGTCATGTCCCAGGCGACGTACTGATTGGCTCCGGCTGGAATCGAGCGGTAGTCACCGCCGCCGCCGATCGCCACGGAACCGTTCCCGAACGTGTTAGCCCACGTGGCGTTGTACCCC
This Coriobacteriia bacterium DNA region includes the following protein-coding sequences:
- a CDS encoding DNRLRE domain-containing protein; protein product: MKLSSLPGVHRVLSALLASAMLTSSVLSGASVAAAGSAPPVVDTVASPPSVSASSKPGVVAEVVASRTADSSTYQLTDGSRRAEIFTQPIHFRDNAGHWDDVDPTLVPTGVFGQSRAKATELTETFGSDAATGAPVTVSSDHWSMGMDLLGGREAGMMAIGDEAVCPLAQTATQLKYETRSNGVKDTLVLDSPQAPDTFSFFVSLKNLAVYTEPGTGAFALFDSTTGAQAGRIEPLSVYDSAETSAGGPAMCTTATMRVVPTDSGAYLTYQVPRGWLEDAARVYPVYVDPAVTFAGPSDTRNDTFVAKGDSSYHYSDEHLDASTFGSGDVRRAFVNFNLNSIPNGSAINSAVLQTYLWQNSSGGNFTIVCQPIRGTWGYNATWANTFGNGSVAIGGGGDYRSIPAGANQYVAWDMTNSVQGWFNGSMPNNGLVLYANNESAISQHSFRSAEYTAWTSRQPHLVVDYTPPSVTADALKPAYHAGDTVSLNLHATSRAVTNLQAKVEGRTATGATALQAQFAFTAALPGGAWVSTPVEGGYISYYPTPATLSTPDAGIEPDLAACSTVSRGDGRDVTFVYRIGKGHGDVQANQLRTIDPDWQTAWQDQGTSYAVLVSPSAVPCATTSASASWFAESDTNADGINDALCDTDTAGRGAVALTWDSAPIATGYGVYLFDGHQYERVATTTATSWSTAGKHLYPSDSAIASMTSEFAGNPFAAGTTELRDDPRPLYARTQGTVFDGTPSYAWKVVPFNSAGSAPIGQCATLTVELDGRTKHVSDAPRHTAVDLGSLNGNSGSVRLDRGDLTLSATDLEIPGVGPAVSVARTYRSSSVSSGLLAPGWRFGFERSVAASGDAATYVDERGDLHVFARVGDGWVAPHGDTDVLTGDSASGFTLVHKDRTRTTFDAAGRLSSEADGNGNTVRYDWASDGSALTIRSPKDVPLLHERRITVTFVSGRATNATAHVTGEADRVVTYDAVPTSLTTVRLPGSNAQSTTVYRYDGLRHIVAIAAPGFSAGANGEALWGVSYGSTGTSLTVTNDSGGRTPQMPRTVSWDVSAGRGTVVTASGTSTIGFDRLGEQVSASQENTSAVTRDGYDVDGNQIIEVSPSGRTTMSAHDGRGNELSATDENGAVTTFAYSNDLCVAETDARGAQTTRSFDGAGNLLVEEKTLNGAGDRSHVEFAYNSDGTLATQKKRVDASRVAETDYSDYSDSGEAQTTTLKNVELAEGSSRDLVSHTWLDGYGGVKSAVDALGITTVQQTLDASGRELEAVDASGTVTHTRYGTLGEVARSWRSNPATSAIVDWRETEVDGAGNVTTETAKASDGATVSTVAHVYDAAGREVKSDDSAVPGAVVQKFDAQGNVKQSWEEGADLASVAASQRTSFNAEGEETSSTKPGANTASTVTSYTATGISPSSRTPKVPRRVSRTTMPAI